ATCAGAGAAACTATCTAGTCACGAACATTAATCTCGTAATAAAACTATCAATCACAATCATACAAATCATCTATTTATTGATTTATCGAAATTTTATCGGCTATCTAATCATCAATGCTGTTCTACAGTTGGTGGGAAAGCTATATTTGAACTGGTTCACAAATCGACAATATCCATATCTTCGCAAAAAAAATAGTTCGAAACTATCAAAAGAAGAACGTTCAATCATTTTCACCAAGATCAAAGCATTAATATTTCATAAAATTGGAGGAGTATCTGTCTATCAAACATCAAATATTATCACTTCCATATTTATAAGCACAAAAGTTGTAGGATTAGTCTCAAATTTCACGATGATAATCAATCTCGTGAACACATTCATTGCATCGTTTTTCAACAGCGCTACTGCAGGCTTTGGCAATCTAATAGCGACGGAATCAAGAGAAAAACAAATGGAAATCACAAAGAGATATGATTTCCTCTGTTTTTGCTTCTTCGGCTGGAGCTCTATTTGTCTATTCGTCCTAATGAAACCATTCATAATCATATGGTTAGGGCCCAACATGCTGATCGATGATGCCACAATCGCTTTGCTGTGTCTCAACTATTATTTTACAGGCATGCGTGTAGGCCTCACCAACGTGAAAGATGCCGCTGGAATATTTGAACCGGACAAGTGGGTCCCCGTATGCCAAGCGATACTGAACATAACCATAGGGGTTATAGCGGCATATTTCTTGGGCTTGCCCGGAGTGTATTTAGGCATAGTTGTCAGCGGTCTGGTGGCAAGCATATCAAGACCCTACATCGTATACAAATACATGTTCCACCGGAGCTGTATGCCATATTTGGCCGAGTATGGATGTCATCTAGTGGAGGTGGTCCTTTGCGCAGCCATCCTTTCAATCGTTTCACACAACATCCCATTTGGTAACGCATACATTCAGTTCGGAACGATGCTTCCGATTACCACGCTTCTGCCCATTGCGCTGTTGTACATGAGATATAGAAAAACTGAAGAGATGCGATATTGCATACAGATGACATCAAACATCATCAAAAGATTAAGGAGACAGAAATGACCAAAGCAATATCTCTCATAGTCCCTTGCTACAACGGAGAAGAATATATTTCAAGGTTTCTTGATTCGCTTTTGGCTCAGACCTATCCCGATATCAAACTTATTTTCGTCAATGACGGATCCACAGACGGAACTAAAGAGATATTGGACTCGTATCAACCATTATTCAAAAAAAGGGGATACCAAATTCTCTATCTTTCCCAGCCCAATAAAGGTCAAGCTGCCGCTATCAATCTGGGACTGCAAAAGCTCACCACACCTTATGTCATGTGGATGGATGCGGACGATATTCTCATGCCGGATGCGGTAGCTGAGAAAATCAACTTTCTGGAGAGACACCCGGATTGCGGCTTCGCAGTCTGCCAAGGCTTGATTGTTAACGACAAAGATCCCACAACCACCTGCTCCACCCAACAACGTGTTGAGCCGTCCACATCCGACGATCCTTTCTTTTCGGATTTAATATATGAAAGGAACTGCGTCTTCACCCCCGCAGCCTATATCGCCAGGACTGATATATTACACAAAGCCATTCCCACCATGCACATATACGAATATCGTGAAGGGCAGAATTGGCAGCTCTTGCTTCCTATCAGCTTTATATCAAAATGCGGATATATTCAAAAGCCACTATACAAATACGTTGTACGTGAGAACAGCCATTCACACATGCCTCGAACTTACGATGATCTCATTTCCAGGCAAGAAGGACTCTTCACGGCGCTGGAACAGACGATCACCTCCATCCCACAAATGGACGACAAAGACAAAAGCGCATGGATAAAAATGGCTCGCTTAAAATGTATGCGCACTAAATGCAATTATGCATTAAGAAATTTTCAGCCCGTCGATTTTCTTATTTACGGTATTAAAACTTTCGTATTAGAGATAAGTCGTCCTCCTGAGCAACAACTACCCAATCATGCGTGCGACATCTATTAATTACACAACTGCATATGTTCAGATATCGCCAACAGCTTCCAGCACATATTCATTAAAGAATGGGAATTCCTTCCCCGCTCCGACACTACCAGAATCCCCACACCAATCGAATGACAAGGAAAGGAAACGATGATGACGACATCCGCCGGATACACAGATGAAGTGAACGTGCAGATCCTCGTGGCGCTCATGAAGCACCACGGAGTGCGAAGGGTCGTGGCGAGCCCAGGAGCAACGAACATCACGTTCGTCGCCTGCCTGCAGCGCGATCCGTATTTCACGGTCTTCTCTTCCGTGGACGAACGCTCCGCGGCCTACATGGCATGCGGCATGGCCGCGGAAACGGGCGAGCCCGTCGCGTTGACCTGCACCGGCGCGACCGCGTCGCGCAACTACATGCCGGGACTGACCGAAGCGTACTATCGCAAGCTGCCCGTGCTGGCCGTGACCAGCTCCCAGCACCTCGGCCGCGCGGGCAATATGTCCCCGCAGATGCTCGACCGCACCAACGAGCCGAACGACGTCTGCAGGGCCAGCGTGCAATGCCCGTCCGTGCACAGCAACGACGACCGCTGGCTGTGCGAGGCCAACCTGAACCGCGCCTTGCTTGAGCTCACCCGCAACGGCGGCGGGCCCGTGCACGTCAACCTCGTGACCACCTACAGCGACAACTTCGACGTCGCCCAACTGCCCGCGGTCCACTACGTCGACCGCGTCGAACGGGGCGACGACCTTCCGTCATTGAAAGGCAAGCGCATAGCCGTGTACGTGGGGGCCCACACGGTTTGGAGCGAGCGGCTCGCCAAGGCGGTCGACGATTTCTGCCGCGAATACGGGGCCGTGGTGATCGGCGACCGCACCTCGAACTACACCGGCGAATACTGGGTCGAATCCGTTTTGCTGCTCAATCAGACCAATTACATGCCCGGCTGCCGGATGGTGGACGTCATGATCCACCTCGGAGAGATCTCCGGAGCGTACGCGAGTCCGAACGCCAGGGAGGTCTGGCGGGTCAGCCCGGACGGCGAACCACGCGACGCGTTCAACAAACTGCGATACATCTTCGACATGAGGGAAACCGAGTTCTTCGAAGCCTACGCATCGCAAACCGACGGCCCGGCAACCCCCGCGAACCGTCTGCTCGACGAGTGGCGGTCCGAGGATGCGAAGCTCAGGTCGAAGATCCCCACCCTGCCGTTCTCCAACATCTGGTGCGCGCAACAAACCGCGTCGAAGCTGCCGGCCGGATCCGTGTTGCATCTGGCGATCCTGAACTCGCTGCGCAGCTGGAACTTCTTCCCCGTCGATCAATCCATCCGTTGCTATTCGAACACCGGCGGATTCGGCATCGACGGCTGCATGTCCTCCCTCATCGGGGCCTCCCTCGCCGCTCCGGACAAACTGTTCTTCGGTGTGATCGGCGACCTCGCGTGCTTCTACGACCTGAACTCGCTCGGCAACCACCACATCGGCAGGAACGTGCGCATCATGGTCATCAACAACGGCGTCGGCACCGAGTTCAAAAACTACAACCACAAGGCCGCCAGATTCGGCCAGGAGGCCGACGCGTACATGGCCGCGCGGGGCCATTACGGCAACCGCTCCCACGAACTGCTCAAACACTACGCGCAGGACCTCGGATTCGAATACTTGAGCGCGAGCAGCAAAAAGGAATACCACGACAACATCGACCGGTTCACCACCGCGGAGCAGACGGACGAACCCATGCTCTTCGAGGTGTTCACCGACAGTCAGAACGAGAGCGACGCCCTACGTATCATGTCTACGTTGGAGACCAACGCCGCGGGAGCGGTCAAGGAAGCCGTCCGCGGCGTGCTCGGCGACAAGGGCGTCAACACCATCAAGAAAATCCTCGGACGATAGACGACGGAGGAAAGAAGAACGGGAAGGAGAATCTCCATGCGCATACTGATCCTGGGCGGCACCGGAGCGATGGGCGCGCACGTCAGCGAGCTCCTCACACGGATGGGACATCAGGTGACCGTGACCAGCCGCAGGCAACGGGCCTCGAACGACCCGCGCCTTGAGTACCGGACCGGCAACGCGAAGGACGGATCCTTTCTCGACGGTCTGCTCTCGACGCGCTGGGACGCGATCATCGACTTCATGATCTGGTCCACGCCCGAGTTCCGGAACCGGGCCGCCTCGTTCCTCAACGCCACCGGACAATACGTGTTCGTGTCCTCCTACCGCGTGTACGCCGACTCCCCGGTGATCCGCGAGGAATCCCCACGCCTTCTCGACGTGGTCGACGACCCGGACTACCTGGCGACCGACGAATACGCGCTGGCCAAGGCCCGCTGCGAGGACATGCTGTTCCAAAGCGGCACGACCAACTGGACCATCGTCCGCCCCGCCGTCACCTACGACGGCGGCGGGCGATTCCAACTCGCCGTCCACGAATCCGACGCCTGGCTATGGCGCGCGCGACGCCACATACCGGTGCCCCTGCCCGACGAGATCCTGCAGAAACAAGGCACGATGACCTGGGGCGGCGACGTCGCCCGCATGATAGCCCTCCTCATCGGCAACGACCAGGCGATGGGCGAGGCGTTCACCGTCTCGACCTCCGAACATCAGACATGGCGCACGGTGGCCGACATCTACGCGCAAATTGTGCCATTGGTAGTGAAAGACTGCCCGATGGACGAATTCGAACAAGCGCACGGAGCGAAATACCAGATCCGCTACGACAGGATGTACGACCGCGTCATCGACAACAACAAAATCCTCACCACCACCGGCCTGACACAAGAACAACTGACCGACACCCGAACCGGACTGCAGGCGCAACTACGCGCCTACCTGAACGGACACGAGAACGAGCCACACCTCGAAAGCCCCGGCCGACAAGGCCGACTCGACCGACTCATCGGAGGCACCCCCTCACTGAAACATATCACCAAAACAGGAGCCAAACCCACTCTGAAATACTTGATTAGGCGATTCCTCTAATCAACCTGCGACAAAAGAAAGTTGATAATACTTCATGAAGAAATATGTTAATTATTTACATCACTTTGGCCTCACCATTACTTTCTTGCGAGTTTTATCTAAAAAAATACCAGCGTGCGGAAAATGGTACTCAAGGAAAGTTGAGGCTTTTTTAGCGACGCGTATTGCACCGTATGTGCAATACGATAAATCGAATTCAATGGAAGATTCCACGATTTCTTCGGACGCTCCTATATGGATTATGTGGTGGCAGGGACTGGAAGAAGCTCCTGAGATTGTGAAAAAATGCTATCAATCCGTTCTGGACCATGCAGGAAATCGTCCTGTCCACTTATTGTCAGAAAAGAATTTTGCCGATTTCGCTCCAAGGTCTAAAACTTTTTTACGATATGTAGAAACCGGCGAAATTACATTAACACATTTTTCTGATTTTTTACGTTTTGAATTATTGTATTTGCATGGCGGCATTTGGCTTGACGCCACTTTATTCATGTCCAACAGTATCGACTCGATGTTAGAGGGAAAACGACTCTTTTCCATACGTCAAGGAAGTCAAACATTCCGCGGAGGAGTATGGGATTCTCAATGGTCTCTTTTCTGGACGGCATATTGCTGGGGCGGATGTGCAGGCGAACCCTTGTTCAAATGGATTATCGATATGTTTGATGAATATCATCATAGAGTGGACATAATGATTGATTATCTCCTTGTTGACCGAGTCATCAACCTCGCGTATACAACCATAACTGATGCACACAATGCCATTGAAGGCATCCCTGACAACAACGGAGATACGCTGTATATGCAGTCGATGCTGAACAAGCCCGCAGCTGATTTCCTTCCATCTGATTCCACTTCTCTATATAAGTTGTCTTGGAAAGAGAAATACCAGCTAATATCGGACTCCGGCAAACCGACATTATATGCACTCCTAATGAAAGAACCGTCTAATCTGTATCACTCATCTCAGATCTAGTGAAACTGCCGCATCCTGTCGCAGATATAAGGGCCGTGAACGTCATCTCTGAGACGATGTTCACGGCCCTTATATCGTACTAATCCCACATGGTCATAAATGCCTTCTTGGAGATTAGGCGGGGAATTAGAATTGTTAAGCCTCCAAGAAGGATAACGTCTGGATTCCTGCGCGCTTTCGATTCGGTCTTGATGAGGAGAGGTGAGCTACAAGTGCGCATCCTTTTGGACACTACCGACACTTGCCAACAATTTATTGTGACTATAACTATGCGTTACGGGTTTTGCGGAGCGACAGAAGGAGACCGCAGACAACGAGGCTTATGGCCAGAATGGTGATTAGGAGGTATACGATGCCGGTGATGTTGACACCGGTGGTGGGCATTGGTGTTGATAAGTCTTTGGGAGTGGTGGTGTTTTGTGTGGAAGTGGGGTCTGCGGAGGTTGGGGAATCCTGAGGATTCGTGGGCGTCGCGGGATTTGATGGAGTTGGATTTGTGGGAGTGGTCGGCTCCGTCGGAACTGCTGGAGCGGTCGGTTCGGCGGGCTCGATTGGATCTGTGGGGACTGTTGGATTTGACGGCTCTACAGGGTTTGAAGGCTCAGATGGTTCGATGGGGTCAACGGGTTCGGCTGGTTCAGTTGGCTTGGTCGGTTCGGCTGGTTCAGTCGGTGGTGGGGGAGCGGGTTGCTCGGCATCGCCTCCGGGTGTGCATGTGGAATCGGGGAGTGCCGCGGTTGTGGTGCCGAGCTCGGCCACCATGGATAGATCATCGCCGGCGTGTACGGCGATATGGTAGGTGATTCCGCACTCGGGCGTAATCGGCATGCTGAACGACACCGCAGAATTGACGCCGTCGCCGTAAGGGCCCCATATCTCGTCGTTGACCGTGGCCCAGAGATACGGGAAACCGCTTTCCATAAACTCGTCGGGAATCGTGGCGGTGACGGATATCGAGGATTCGTTCACTGACACGGCAAACGTGTCGGTGGGGGAATCGTTCGCCAATGCGGGAACGGTGAATATACAGCATGGGACTGCGGCTATGGCCGCGATTAATGCGTGGGGAAAATGCTGACGAATGTTCATAATGTTTCTTTGCTTTCAGGGGACGCTGCGATGGTTCGTGGAGGCGACGTCGTTGTCGAACCACTTCACTCCATGATATCCAGGAAACCCTCAAGAAGCGAAACGAGCAGGTGCTACCGCAGCCTCTCATCATGTGTGACACCCCACACTAGCAGCGGAATGGCGGCGAAGGCATATCCCTCGAACTGAACATACAGATACGCGACCAGCAACAGCCAGCACACCGTCTGTTTGCTCCACGCATGATGCCGCGCGATATGCCAAAGCACCAGCGCCACAAGTCCGCACAGGCCAACCAGACCGAACTCGGTGAGGAAACTCGTGTAACCGCTCATGGTGAACATCGTGTCCGCGGTTTTCGTGGCATACCAATTCGCAGGACCGGTGGAATTCATACCCCACGCGTTCAGCAATCCCACCGCGCGGCCGGCACCGGCATGCGTGGCCTCGATGATATTGCCCGCGCCATATCCGCAAATCAGCGTCCACGGATGCTCCGGCAGACCGCACAACGGTCCCAGACTCTGACAGATGCGCGCGAAAAACGAGCCGTCGCCCTCCGCGCCATGATCGAGAATTGAACTCAAACGCGAATTGGCGAACACTCCAACCACTGCGAACACGGCCGTTCCGGCCAGCGCGAGCAAACCATGCCGCCTGTGCGAAGCGTCACGCCAGCGAACCTGCGCCACAATCACCACCACCATGGCGACCACCGTGTCCAGAACGATGCGCGTGCCCGCACCCATCAGCATGCTGCCCGCGGCGAACACCACAATCAGATCGCGCAGACGCTTCGCCAACACCGCATCACGCGGGCGGGCCAGCCAGAACAACGGCAGCAAAATGCCGAACAAGTGCATGCCGATATAACTCGGTTCAGCAAACAGGAACTGCGGTCGATTGCCACCCCAGGGCGAATCCGCCGGCAGATAGTCGCGGGCCATCAACTGCGTGAAATAATCCACCACCGTGTCGACTTGCAGACGCAAAGCCACCCATTGCAACACACCCACGGCAAACGCGAACCAATACGCGGCGAGCACCACGCGCACCATGCGCCGCCACGGCAGACCCTTGCAATCGACGGCGATATGAACCGCCGCCAGCGTGGCCACCGCGCCCAACACGCCGGTCAGACTCATCACCACGGCCATACGGTGGAATCCGAACGCCAGCCAACCCGGGATGGAAAGCGCGGCCAATGCCACCGGCAACATCAGAAATGCGGCATAATGGCGGAACGTTTCGCGCAGATACCGCCAATTACACAAGCA
Above is a window of Bifidobacterium eulemuris DNA encoding:
- a CDS encoding lipopolysaccharide biosynthesis protein, whose product is MKQKNRTQYALKNFFWATIGNLSNSLISFISRTVFIYTLGASYLGINGLFTNILGMLSLTELGVGAAISFSLYKPLAESDIRKIQALINFYRIAYRIIALIVAVLGVSLIPFLGYVVNGVDEIENIELIYCIFLFDSITSYLISYKTTILNADQRNYLVTNINLVIKLSITIIQIIYLLIYRNFIGYLIINAVLQLVGKLYLNWFTNRQYPYLRKKNSSKLSKEERSIIFTKIKALIFHKIGGVSVYQTSNIITSIFISTKVVGLVSNFTMIINLVNTFIASFFNSATAGFGNLIATESREKQMEITKRYDFLCFCFFGWSSICLFVLMKPFIIIWLGPNMLIDDATIALLCLNYYFTGMRVGLTNVKDAAGIFEPDKWVPVCQAILNITIGVIAAYFLGLPGVYLGIVVSGLVASISRPYIVYKYMFHRSCMPYLAEYGCHLVEVVLCAAILSIVSHNIPFGNAYIQFGTMLPITTLLPIALLYMRYRKTEEMRYCIQMTSNIIKRLRRQK
- a CDS encoding glycosyltransferase family A protein, which produces MTKAISLIVPCYNGEEYISRFLDSLLAQTYPDIKLIFVNDGSTDGTKEILDSYQPLFKKRGYQILYLSQPNKGQAAAINLGLQKLTTPYVMWMDADDILMPDAVAEKINFLERHPDCGFAVCQGLIVNDKDPTTTCSTQQRVEPSTSDDPFFSDLIYERNCVFTPAAYIARTDILHKAIPTMHIYEYREGQNWQLLLPISFISKCGYIQKPLYKYVVRENSHSHMPRTYDDLISRQEGLFTALEQTITSIPQMDDKDKSAWIKMARLKCMRTKCNYALRNFQPVDFLIYGIKTFVLEISRPPEQQLPNHACDIY
- a CDS encoding capsular polysaccharide synthesis protein, encoding MKKYVNYLHHFGLTITFLRVLSKKIPACGKWYSRKVEAFLATRIAPYVQYDKSNSMEDSTISSDAPIWIMWWQGLEEAPEIVKKCYQSVLDHAGNRPVHLLSEKNFADFAPRSKTFLRYVETGEITLTHFSDFLRFELLYLHGGIWLDATLFMSNSIDSMLEGKRLFSIRQGSQTFRGGVWDSQWSLFWTAYCWGGCAGEPLFKWIIDMFDEYHHRVDIMIDYLLVDRVINLAYTTITDAHNAIEGIPDNNGDTLYMQSMLNKPAADFLPSDSTSLYKLSWKEKYQLISDSGKPTLYALLMKEPSNLYHSSQI
- a CDS encoding thiamine pyrophosphate-binding protein, with the protein product MMTTSAGYTDEVNVQILVALMKHHGVRRVVASPGATNITFVACLQRDPYFTVFSSVDERSAAYMACGMAAETGEPVALTCTGATASRNYMPGLTEAYYRKLPVLAVTSSQHLGRAGNMSPQMLDRTNEPNDVCRASVQCPSVHSNDDRWLCEANLNRALLELTRNGGGPVHVNLVTTYSDNFDVAQLPAVHYVDRVERGDDLPSLKGKRIAVYVGAHTVWSERLAKAVDDFCREYGAVVIGDRTSNYTGEYWVESVLLLNQTNYMPGCRMVDVMIHLGEISGAYASPNAREVWRVSPDGEPRDAFNKLRYIFDMRETEFFEAYASQTDGPATPANRLLDEWRSEDAKLRSKIPTLPFSNIWCAQQTASKLPAGSVLHLAILNSLRSWNFFPVDQSIRCYSNTGGFGIDGCMSSLIGASLAAPDKLFFGVIGDLACFYDLNSLGNHHIGRNVRIMVINNGVGTEFKNYNHKAARFGQEADAYMAARGHYGNRSHELLKHYAQDLGFEYLSASSKKEYHDNIDRFTTAEQTDEPMLFEVFTDSQNESDALRIMSTLETNAAGAVKEAVRGVLGDKGVNTIKKILGR
- a CDS encoding NAD-dependent epimerase/dehydratase family protein; the encoded protein is MRILILGGTGAMGAHVSELLTRMGHQVTVTSRRQRASNDPRLEYRTGNAKDGSFLDGLLSTRWDAIIDFMIWSTPEFRNRAASFLNATGQYVFVSSYRVYADSPVIREESPRLLDVVDDPDYLATDEYALAKARCEDMLFQSGTTNWTIVRPAVTYDGGGRFQLAVHESDAWLWRARRHIPVPLPDEILQKQGTMTWGGDVARMIALLIGNDQAMGEAFTVSTSEHQTWRTVADIYAQIVPLVVKDCPMDEFEQAHGAKYQIRYDRMYDRVIDNNKILTTTGLTQEQLTDTRTGLQAQLRAYLNGHENEPHLESPGRQGRLDRLIGGTPSLKHITKTGAKPTLKYLIRRFL